TCTCATATCCTTCCTTATTTATATTTTGAAGGAAGGAATAGTTAATTCGTTTTGCACAACTTAAAGCCAATACAGAAATTGCTAATAGTAACAATATTTTTTTCATCACATCCTCCGTTTAATTATTTTACCACGAACTACACTAACTTGCACGAACAGATATGAATACTTAATGAATGAATTCTATAATGTTAGTGATAGTTCGTGTTTGTTCGTGGCTTATCTTACTCTTTTTATTTCCACATCCTGGTTAACATAAGTTGGGACTTCCATATTACCCATTGGAGAGCCTTCAATATAAGATTTTCCTTCCAAAGCAACGTGGATTTTAGCAGACGAGACAAAGCCATCTTCCAATGAGCAGATAATTTTTCCTTTTGTAGTTCCGCTCATTTCTGTCTTAATTTTCATTCCTTTTTGGTCAATAGATTTATCAACAGATATTTCTGATTTTGTTGTGATAACTGCAATTTCTTTTCCCTCTTTATCCTGCTGAAATCCTGTTAAGGTGTATGTTGAACGGGTAGATTGTCCCTCTTCTTTATAATCTCGCTCCCATGTATCACCAATGTTCACTTGCTTATCTGGAAGGAAACCGTAAAGTGACCGAATATAACTTTCAATC
The Candidatus Cloacimonadota bacterium genome window above contains:
- a CDS encoding DUF6263 family protein, whose protein sequence is GCAKNVIIKKGPVLLNQTFKEGLVFKYKITEIMTNTMVIQGNTQDQNITMGFDISNEVEKVKDDTVFLKTTIDKAEGTIRVQGVMKSIPDIDKLNGKSFSITLLKNGEILNIEGYKELESQDTGSEIESYIRSLYGFLPDKQVNIGDTWERDYKEEGQSTRSTYTLTGFQQDKEGKEIAVITTKSEISVDKSIDQKGMKIKTEMSGTTKGKIICSLEDGFVSSAKIHVALEGKSYIEGSPMGNMEVPTYVNQDVEIKRVR